The sequence TCCTTTTGCATTGTGACATgaactctgaagtctgaactagAACTCTATTTATGAATTATTCATGTGCTGTATCACTGTATGTGCTATCTCACTTGTCTCAATGATTTAAAATCTGTTATTTGCTGGAGCTACGAGCTGCTGTTTTTTGTTGCTAATATGGGCATATGGATGGCTATGAAATCATTCAGATAAGTACCTACTTCCTCGCTAAAATGTAAATATGTCAATAGTGAATTTTATTTGATAGTTCTCACAACCTTCTCTCTGGTGCTGCTGCAGGAACAAGAATTTGTACTAAGAGCAATGTTGTACTAGGAAAATCAAGGCATTAAAGTAAGGTATGTATGCAGCCATCTTGATGTTTCACTCATATATTATATAGTAAATTGCACATATGCAAAATCTAAAAAACACCtagaaaatgcctagaaaacgCCTAGACGCGCCTAGGCCCGCCTAGGCTCTAGGCGGAGGGTCACCGCCTAGAAACTGCCTAGCGCCTAGCCGAACATTGGATTTGACCGTTCTGGTGCTCGGCCAATGgatagttgccgatgaagtcaaggaaggaggagaggatccggactctgcgagaatcttgatgatttggttgtaatatttaaagtagtttatcttttagatagtcttttctttagggtcaactaatgtttgccgtaatcggctaggacttgatagcgctaggctataaatatgagttgtaagggaccgaaaaaacttgatacacatccaatacaacaaactttaaatttctttgcactttttcggcgacttcgttttttctcttcttttttcgatgagttctttcaaattgatcaaggacgcctcacattcgagctacatgatttgctggtgagttttcgttttactgagtatatttgagctttggCTAccaggcgcatcgctgtggcttcgttcaaatctattcaaaagttatcgagttcatctaggctttgacttccgggcgtatcgctgtcgtctcgtctagatttattcaccaattatcgatatcggccaAATTTATAgattttcctatgctttttggccattatcacatctaaaaacacaCTAGACCGGCTTTAGATTTTGAAGTGAcccttttgttatctcaagagccggtttagaccTGTTTTTAGCTCcacatcatctaagttacacattcatAGCTTAGATTttgtcatacatacacgatcggctattcaaagccggttttgtcgtttagtgcctcggctgatcctgccgatgcgCTCTTTACTACGCGCTtgtatttaatatctttttgtcatctatagtatcggcaaagcttgccgatacgcccatttgagagatattcggaatgcagccgatacgctctcgaatttgactttgttttctcccttgtcaatttcaggtcaaattgactggcacgcttggttgactttccgtgacttggcgaacacttgccctcggattccagtgtgttgatttttgcgtcaacacgcACTTAAGCCAGTTTAATTTGAGCGGTTCTGCTACACGGGTGTTGCTCTCAACCGCATGGCCAATGGCATCCTGGGACTGCTCTGCAAGCGACACTACCCAGGCTGCATGGATATTGCTGGGGTACGTCAGCCGGTGTCTTTGTGGGAGCACTACATCACCGCATCGGATGCACCGGATATGGAAGGCAGGGCATTCGACAACAAGACGCACCGGGTGTTGAGCGAACTATGGGTAAGTCTTCATGGCACTACATTTACGAATACATCATATTCATTGCACATTTTTGAAATAATGACTTTGTTCACGTTTTTGTGCTGGATTTCTACAGATGCGACGAGGGAATGATGGCCAGGGCGATGCAGATGTCTAGCAAAAGCATGTTTCAAGCTGGCGGCGGATATGCTTTATGAGGTGCGCATCCAGGACGTCATAGACTACAAGGCTCGCGTCGAAAAGGTGAAGATCTACAAAGGACCTGCGAGAGACATCAGACTCACCCGGGAACAATACTTGCGGGTAAATACTCAATCTTTCTTAAATCAACTATGCTCTATTTGTTCTTTTTACATGTCATAACTTGATGATGTGCAGGTGCCTCCATGGTGGATTGCCTCGGATCATCCGTGCTAGAAAATGATAGTGGACCGGTGGTGCTCGCAAGAAAGGCTGGAGATGCACGAGGCTGCCCGGTAGCGGCATTTGTTGATGCCAAGTGCATCCCACCATCAGGGTAACTGTAACCTCAAGGTGTACGCAGCTAGATATATATGTgaattaatttctttattttaacgctcaattctgcataatttctaatcatcttccttttttcGCAGTCGGCGGCACATGATGGTGTGCCTTGCTCCCAAGTCCAGGCATATTGTTTGGCTCACAAAGGGAAGGCGACATCCGATGTCACCTTCAACCCGCAGGATCAGCCCGAAGCGTACAGCAACGCAAGCGTCCACAGCCGCCTCAGTGGGTACACCTCGATGGCATAAGAAGTTTATGGGCCGGAGTTTGATCCGATCAATGAGCCCATTGATGGAGAAGTTGTCATGAGggcgggaggaggcaagaagcatgAACGGTACTGGTTTGGCGTCAGCTTAGTCGACACGGCCACTACTCCCACTCTCTCGCAAATTCGAGTTAGGAGTACCAGCTCAAGCCTGGCCATACACCCATGGCCCGATACTACACAGACTCAGATTGAGGCGGTCAAGGTTATTTCTATTTCATCCGTCATTCCCTGATTTTTACCTATGTTTGCTTTGAATTCTCACCCTGGGATCAAATCCTGTAGGCACAGATGGAAGCAGGCTTTCAAGCACGGCAGGAGACACGAGAGGAGAGGTGGTGGGTCGAGCGGGACGAGATGTAGCAAAAATTGGATCAAGCTCTCACATATATGCAAAGCTTGGGCTCGACGATGTGTCTTTCGTCTCCACAATTCCCTCCGGCCCCACTTGCTCCTCATGCAGATACTCCTCCTACCGTAAGTGGCTTTGACTCCTATCGAGTTTCATTCATCTTAGTGACTCAGCATTAATCTAGAATGACTTAGAACTAATGATTTATGATACATCTATAATGACTTAAAACTTAGGCTAATGCTTGTAGTTTTATTTCTCACAATACACATGATCGCAACTTAGGATACAGTTAGAATGACTAAGTTTGAATGTCCGTAACTTAATTCTTATGTAACACATGCAATATATATATTCGCGTATGTGCAGAATCAGTAGCGACTTCTAATGATGTGCCAGTAAATTCTGACTTCTCGTCTCGGgtgcagcagcctcagcagccTCAGTAGGTTGTGTGGCCACCGCCTCAATGGGTGGCTTGGcttaagcagcagcagcagcaaacttGGTCGCAGACGTATACATGGCCGCTCCTGCCGATGTGGCCGCAGcatccgccaccgccaccgctgccgccgtcggCCCCGTGAGTTGTATGGACTATTGTATGGACTTGCATGTACTACTTGTGATTGTCGATGAATGATACtagagtttatttgaatctgtGCATTTCTGGATAATATAAAATACCTGCGATGCTTATTTGAAATTGCATGCGATGATAAttatgatatatatataaaatgcTTGTATTGTTTGGGGTACCATATACGTAATCCAAACAAAATAGAATCTGAGCCCTTTTGCCGTGTGTAATGACCATGTCACACGGTAAAGTTACcatcttttgccgtgtgccaaggtcACTGCACAAGGCAAAGATtcagcctttgccgtgtgccaggccggggaagcacacggcaaagaccctTGCCACGTCATCCGGCCGGTCATGCCCAAAAATTTGTCGAGTGTCAGATTTGGCACACAGCAAAATCTTTGCCGTGAGTTTTTCGAACTTTACCGTGTGttttgggcacacggcaaacaaggcGTCTCCCATAGTGAACCCGTTTCCACGTGACTACATTTTTTACTCAGTCATGTCTCAAATGAAAATCTTGccattagaaatattaaataaaatctaaccGCAAAATTGATTGGAGAACCCTGGACTAATTCACGAGATAAATTTAATAAGAacaattaatctatgattagtaGATGCTTATTGTAGCACCAACATAGCAAATTAAAGATTAATTAGGCTGCTTAGATTCATCTCTCGAATTGTCACCCACCTGTGTAAAAAGGTTTTGttattagactttatttaatacttctaaatagtaagattctcgtTTGATGTGAAaggactaaagtttagccaTGTGGAAATGATTGTGCGACTTGACAGTGAATACCGGAATTTGTATTAAGCCCtatttagtttcaaaaaaatttatacagtaTCTGTCACATTgaatctttggacacatgcatgaagcattaaatgcagttgaaaaaaataactaattatacaatctAACTATTTTAtacaagatgaatcttttaagtctaattagtttataattgaatattaattattaaataacaataaaatatgctacagtattaaaacccaaacttttttgcGAATTAAACACAGCCTTAGTTATTCTAAGAGCTAAGTCACATTATAAACAAGTCATGTCAGCATGGCTAGAAGCCCTACTGTAatctttcttatttttttcattttgtttttCGTCTCTTGATCTTTTTTGGTTTTGTACTCGTTTTATACTCTTTttgctttttagtatttaatCAGTAGGGAGCTCTCCCTCAAAATACTGTAGGTACGACAAACTGAACAACAAAGGACTCGTACCTCTGATGAATAATCCAACCAAAAGGTGTGGGTACAGATCTCGTCTTTTAGTCAAGGTTTTAAAAAAACACTAGACGCTAGGTGAACGCTAGCCTATGatttagagttttttgtgattaaacatagattaaatgtcttttgtgattaaacgacactgtgattaaacaCAACTCTAGGCCAAAGTTTagagtttaatcaagattaaacgtagTTTTAAAACGTTTTTTAAAATTGGGCTTTTAGTACATACAGATATATTCTTGGGTACCGAAACAAGTCAACACCCCGCAGAATGACCATATAAAgttaaaattgaatttgaacgaAATAAAAACTTAGTCTATACGAATCTTCTAAACCAGAGCCCGGCTCTCCTCCGCTCCGGTCGATGAGGGTTACCAAACTATAACAAGCATCTTCAAGAGATTCTCTATTTCTTTCCTTATTAATAAATATAGAGATTTTGATGAAAAAAATACCCtccaataatttttttaaatggcTATCCAAATATAGTCATCCTCCATTCCACATTTCTCGCTAGACAAATATAGATACAAAATCAACTTTTTAGAGTGcacacaagatatagaaaagtTGTTGGAGAGTAAAAGCATATAGAAAGCAATTTTTATACACAAAGTTTTTCAAATAATAATTTAGAGAGTGAAATTTAGAAAAactctaaaaatacattttctaGTTTCTAGTTGGAATGCATATCAGGTAGGAATATAGGATGCTAACCGGTGCATTCCGTTCTCCGCCTTTGAatattccttttcttttcaagaAAGTCCTCTCCGAAATTTACTTTCATACCTTTCCAAACAACTTGTTGAGTAAATTTTGCTCAACCACTATTACGTCGTAGGAAACTTGTTTAAGACAAAAAGTTCCACGCAGGCAGAAAGTTCTACCGTTTAAATTTCACGGCGGAGATTTAGACAGTTAAATTTTATTTTCACTTTGTTCGAATGCAACCATCCAACAATATTCACTCTATTCGAATGCAACCATCCAATATTTTTCTACCAGCCAACAGAATGTCAACGAGTCGGACGGGATAAAGGCCCGCACTCCAAACCCCGGATTCAACAAAGCGAGATCCCTTTGGCTGCCAGTGCACACATTTCATTCGCACCCGTAGTTTGACGCCTGCTGGGAAAATCCCCATACTCCAGCCGACCACCGTggtttttaaattttaaattggTTCTTTTCCAAATCCGATTCGTTTTTCTTTTCAAGCCTCACTGGACCGTACGCGTGTATATAAATCCGGCGCGGCTTCTCCCCCTCGGCGTGGCCGCCCTAACCGCAACGGGATTCCTCGAAATCCCGGCACGAATTCCCCCGGCCGGCGCCCTCCTCCAACCGCGCGCGCGGTGCCTGCCCACCGGtggtcctcggcggcggcggcggagatgacGCAGACGCGGGACCTGGAGATGGCGGCGcgcgacggggacggcggggcgtACTActacccgccgccgcgggccggcgccggcggcgaggagctcgacgacgacggcaggaAGAAGCGCACGGGTAAGCccgacccccgccgccgcggcctcttcTCCCATCTCTTGTGCCTTGTGGTGGAAAACAATCGggcgaacaaaaaaaaatcttgggcGGTCCGGCGTACGGACAACTAACTGCCCGGTGCTAGCGGTGCTTGGCATCCAAACTTCTCGAGGtagttgaagaagaagaaggaggaggaaagAGAGCACGAGTGCCCGTTGTAGCCGGGCCGCCGGGGGTAGTTCATTCAGTTCGTGTTCCCGCGATGGAGTTCGGGTGAGGATTTGCTTCCTCTTTCCGGGGAAGTACGGTCAAGGcccacttttttctttttcttttttgctttcttttttctctccttttcccCTCGATTTGCAAGCACCTCTTGGCTCTTGCCACCAACCTCATCTAGAGCTGATTACCATGGACGGACGGACAGTGTGTATCATCATCCACAACTAGTCATATTGGCAAGAATGCCTCGAAATTCAGGTGACCCCGATGGGAGCGCAGCGCGTCACCCATCCGTCGCCCCTGACGCGCACGGCGCAACCGGAATGCTGCTGGCTAGCTGGTGGGTGCGTCGTGCTTGTTTTGCGCGgctcgaggaggaagaagacgacgcGCTTGCGGCTGTGTGGGGACTGGCCACAGTGGCCCAGCGTATGGGTCGCGTGCTGGGCCAGCGCAGACCCGGGTCAAATGCCGCAGACGCacaagtggggggggggggggggggggggagtggcCGGCGTTGCGTCAGCTTCTAGCAAATTTTATACTCACCCTGTGCACCAGATACTACTATTTCGTTTCGATAACATCTGGCTAAGGGCTTAGTTGCCTCGTgtgtgtaaattttttgaaaagacatatttctatatttgaagtactaaatatagaatAATCACAAAAtgaattacagaactcgtccgtaagtcgcgagacgaatctaatgagcctaattaatctttCATTAGatgttatttactgtagcattaatgtagtaatttagcgtctaattacagcttaattaggttcattagatttgtctcgcgatttacaggtaaattgtgcaatgcgttttttatttcgactagatttaagtctccatgtaggtgccggaatttttttttggaattttgaactttgcaactaaacaaggggtaAATCCTTAAACATTGGAATTAAAACGGTCACATGTACACGTTGGGAACCATGACATGTCCACAGCACAAAGTACTTCTCCCCCAGAGGATTAAAACAAGGCAACGTATGATATGCAAATTACCTTTGTATGTAAACTATGGAAACTCCAATCTGGACCACCGGATCAAGATCCAAGGGCGGACGGCTAAGTGTAAAATTACCTCCCTCCTCATGCCCCTTGGATCTTGATCCGGTGGTCCAGATTAGAGTTTTCATAATTTGTATACGAAGATGATTTGCATAGCATACGTTGCCTTAAAACAAAGCTTAGTATACTTGCATCTAGGAGCAGTAATTGCTTTGTATAACATCCGGGAGCAATCATAGATTAGTAGGTCAATGGTTTTTGGCGGCGCTGCTACTGTGCACATCTGCATCCACTCTCCGATCAATTTTCTATTGATATCCCCAGagtaattattttgacactagACCATTTTGGAATGTGAAAGTTTATATTTGTAACAAAAATTCCAACAAGGAAGTCTCATTATATTTCATTAATCAGTGTGGGACAAAATAgaaaagatcatctccaacttaggccctgtttagtttccaaaaaattttctacagtatccgtcacatcgaatgttcgaacacatgtatggagcattaaaggcagttgaaaaaaataactaattacacagtctaactaattagcacgagatgaatcttttaagtctaattagtccatgattggacattatttttcaagtaacaacgaaatatgctacagtaccaaaaccaacaacttttcaccaactaaacacgcccTTAGAGAATCCTGGTCCTTGAGGCCATCAGATgttaatttttttcaacaatGCCATTAGATGTTGATCATCTGATTGTTTGGAGAGTTTTATTTGGTGAAAGGGACCACTCGTTTTTTATGAAATAATGTtgcttgttttgtttttttccccCATGTTTCCTATCGAATGTGCCTATTGGAATTGTGTTAGGTTTAGAGGCCAACTAGGCTGCACAGTACACAAAGCAGACGCCAGTCAGCCTGGTATACATTTCAACTGCGTGCTTCGTTAGCTACGCGTatgcaaactttttttttttgaaaagcagCAACTTTCTGATTCAGCTTTTATCACTTTATAGATTCCTCCTTCTGCACGTGTTGGGAAAAAGTCACCGTGCTTCTTGACACGCAATGTTTTGCATTTGCTTTTTCATGCTATCTCTGTCTTCGACTGGGGAGTGTTATTAGCCTGCGTTTCCATGCCAGGGGCCCTACGTCAATCAACAGACCCTTCGGCTGGTCTTCCTAGTGATTTTCTGTCAAGCAGAATCTGTGTCCTTTACGCAAAACCAAACAGACATTTGGACAGAATATCTGCATAGTATCGCAGAAAATTAAACATTGAGGGAAATACGGTCAGCAGAGTTACTCTGACCAGGAgtctaaaattttcaaaataggAGTCTAAAATATGGCATGGGTGAGTGGGAGGTTGGAGCAGTACTACACTGAAAGAATACAGGATCGATCCAGCCTGTCTGCAACGAGATATCACAAGCAAGAATCAGCGGCGATGAGCTTACCAATGCAAACATAGATGGACTGTAGGCTGCTGTCTCTGACATTTTGGCACACAGACCTATAAACACCATTGCTCCCTCTTTTTTTTGGATAAATACCTAGAAATATTTCCCCTTGGTTTCTTCCATTTCTTCTCACTAAAGAGGATGCAGATGATATATGAGAGCACTTCATCTCACTAATCTTTGTCTTGTGTTAGTAATATAATCGTTAATGTTTGAAAGGGCAAGGAAAATGCATGCCATTTTTTTGCTCTACTTTAGTCAATTACTAGGAGTAGCATTTCTATCGGCAATCCCGAGCAGCAGTCGGGTCAATCGGAATTCTATGTAGCGCAAATCAAGGGACCTTTTGTTTTTTTGACAAAGGAGCGTGCAAGAGGCCTTTTTATTGTTGACTTTCTGTGAGAGTGATGACGTACATGTCTCCGGGATTCAATGATTCATTTGGACTTGTATATGCCTCTCTTACCATGTGAGACAGGGACATGGGTCTTCTCTGAATGTGGTAATTAATGTGTAAAGGTTAAGGCAACTGGTCAAATTATTGCTTGTTAATTAGTAAGTGATAATGATACATGAGGAAGATTATGTTTAGGGCTCGGATTGGAGACTACATTTTTTTCCCTTTGAAACAAAAATCAGCtttccatttcaatgtggttGAAGTCTCTTGTCATTTTTAGCTTAGGAACTGATTGTATCTGAGCAAAAAACATTTAAAGATTTAGAATTGTTTACTGCAACTCACAGCTTATTCAATTTCTTGATTTATTTCAGGAACGGTCTGGACAGCGAGTGCGCACATCATCACGGCGGTCATCGGCTCTGGCGTGCTGTCTCTCGCCTGGTCGACGGCACAGCTTGGCTGGGTTGTTGGACCGGTGACCCTGATGATCTTTGCCTTCATCACGTACTATACCTCCAGCCTCCTTGCCGACTGCTACCGGAGTGGTGATCAGGCCCCAGGGAAGAGGAACTACACCTACATGGATGCAGTCGCTGCATATCTGGGTACGTTACTGCTTTATGTTCTTGATCGCCTGAAGTAGACCAATGAATCATTTTCTGAATTTTCACATGGATATGGTATGGATGGAAGGTGATGTATGTTGTGTATGTGATACAGGTCGATGGCAAGTCTGGTCCTGTGGTATATTCCAGTATGTCAATTTGGTTGGAACCGCGGTTGGGTACACCATTACAGCATCCATCAGCGCGGCGTAAGCAATTTTTGCAATAGGCTCATTCATAGATTTTGATTGAGATTTAATCTCACCATCGACTGAGATCCCTTTTGGTTGAATTGATGACGAGCAGGGCTGTGCACAAGGCCAATTGTTTTCACAAGAAGGGCCACGCGGCCGACTGCAGCCAGTACGACACCATGTACATGGTTGTCTTTGGGATTGTGCAGATCTTCTTCTCCCAGCTCCCAAACTTCAGCGACTTGTCGTGGCTATCCATCGTTGCCGCCATCATGTCCTTCTCTTACTCGTCCATTGCAGTTGGCCTCTCGTTGGCACGGACCATTTCTGGTGAACTAGCTATAAAgcctataaatttgatcaacaaGGTATTACGCAATGTCATGTAGGCTCATTTTCTGATGCTACATTACGTGCCCTGATGTGTTCTCACAGGTCGTACTGGTAAGACTACTCTGACTGGCACTGAGGTTGGAGTAGACGTTGATTCAGCCCAGAAGATCTGGATGGCACTCCAAGCTCTTGGCAACATTGCTTTCGCGTACTCCTACTCCATGATTCTCATAGAGATCCAGGTATGCACGAGCACTTCATGAAAATGCTCAAAGTTTAGCAATCTGAACATCAGTCAGTCACTAACTCTGAATATAAACTGAAACTTCAGGACACGGTGAAGTCCCCTCCGGCCGAGAacaagacaatgaagaaggccACCCTGCTGGGCGTGTCGACCACCACGGCGTTCTACATGCTCGCAGGCTGCCTCGGCTACGCTGCGTTCGGGAACGCCGCACCTGGCAACATCTTGACGGGGTTCGGCTTCTACGAGCCCTACTGGCTGATCGACTTCGCCAACGTCTGCATCGTGGTGCACCTGGTGGGCGCCTACCAGGTGTTCTCCCAGCCCATCTTCGCCGCTGTCgag comes from Panicum virgatum strain AP13 chromosome 4K, P.virgatum_v5, whole genome shotgun sequence and encodes:
- the LOC120704836 gene encoding amino acid permease 8-like, with protein sequence MTQTRDLEMAARDGDGGAYYYPPPRAGAGGEELDDDGRKKRTGTVWTASAHIITAVIGSGVLSLAWSTAQLGWVVGPVTLMIFAFITYYTSSLLADCYRSGDQAPGKRNYTYMDAVAAYLGRWQVWSCGIFQYVNLVGTAVGYTITASISAAAVHKANCFHKKGHAADCSQYDTMYMVVFGIVQIFFSQLPNFSDLSWLSIVAAIMSFSYSSIAVGLSLARTISGRTGKTTLTGTEVGVDVDSAQKIWMALQALGNIAFAYSYSMILIEIQDTVKSPPAENKTMKKATLLGVSTTTAFYMLAGCLGYAAFGNAAPGNILTGFGFYEPYWLIDFANVCIVVHLVGAYQVFSQPIFAAVETAAAARWPNSKFVTREHPLVAGRFNANMLRLTWRTVFVVVSTVLAIVMPFFNDILGFLGAIGFWPLTVYYPVEMYIRQRRIQKYTTRWLALQTLSFLCFLGSLASAVASIEGVTESLKHYVPFKTKS